In the Oikeobacillus pervagus genome, GTATAATAAGCGATTTTAACTGTTTGCCCTTGGAGCAGTTCCCCTTCATCTAAAGAAATCTTACCAGCCAAAATATTTAATAAAGTCGATTTCCCACTCCCATTTTTACCAACGATTCCAATTCGATCTCCAGGCTTAATAAGTAAATCAAAATCTTGTAAAATCATTTTGCCTTCAAAACTTTTCGTTGCAGATTTTAATTCCAATACCTGTTTTCCAAGTCGGCTTCCCTTTAAACCCATTTGTACTTGATCTCTTTTGGGGACTTTTCCTAATTGATCTTCTAGATGCTGAAATCGTTCAATTCTAGCTTTTTGCTTCGTTGATCTCGCTTTTGCCCCTCTTTTAATCCAGGCGAGTTCACGGCGGTATAAATTCTTTCTCTTTTCTTCTGCCAACACTTCTTGTTCTTCACGTTGGGCTTTTGCTTCTATAAAGGCTTGATAATTTCCTTTATAGGAATAGATATTTCCACTGTCAAGTTCTAGGATTCTATTCGTGACTCCATCTAAGAAATAGCGGTCATGAGTCACAAGTAAAATAGCCCCTTTATATTTTCCTAAATAATCTTGAAGCCATTGGATCGTTTCAAAATCAAGATGGTTCGTTGGTTCATCCAAAATGAGTAGATCTGGGGTTTCAATTAAAACTTGGGCTAATGCAACTCGCTTTTTTTGTCCACCAGATAGCTCACCAATTTTTTGATCATATTGTTGAATTCCTAGCTTAGACAAAATAATTTTTGCTTCTGTACTAGCATCCCAGGCATCTAAAGTGTCCATTTGCTTTTGGAGGGAAAATAAGCGTTCTGTCCATTCTTCGCTAGCTGATTGTTCTAATTTCTTTAAAGTTTTCTCATATTCTTTTATCAATTGAATTATAGGTGCCTCACTAGAAAACACTTGATCCATTACACTTAATTGTTCCTTTAAATCTGGTTCTTGTGGCAAATAGGCGATACGATAATCACTTGGGGCAATTAGCTCACCATCATCAGCCTGGTCCTTTCCAGCGAGAATTTTTAATAAAC is a window encoding:
- a CDS encoding ABC-F family ATP-binding cassette domain-containing protein, whose product is MRTLSIENVTKTYGEKILFRQLSFSISEKERIGLIGINGTGKSSLLKILAGKDQADDGELIAPSDYRIAYLPQEPDLKEQLSVMDQVFSSEAPIIQLIKEYEKTLKKLEQSASEEWTERLFSLQKQMDTLDAWDASTEAKIILSKLGIQQYDQKIGELSGGQKKRVALAQVLIETPDLLILDEPTNHLDFETIQWLQDYLGKYKGAILLVTHDRYFLDGVTNRILELDSGNIYSYKGNYQAFIEAKAQREEQEVLAEEKRKNLYRRELAWIKRGAKARSTKQKARIERFQHLEDQLGKVPKRDQVQMGLKGSRLGKQVLELKSATKSFEGKMILQDFDLLIKPGDRIGIVGKNGSGKSTLLNILAGKISLDEGELLQGQTVKIAYYTQERVDMDENKRMIAYIREAAEVVTTNEGEQISVAQMLERFLFPMHSHGTLIKKLSGGEKRRLYLLKLLMTAPNVLLLDEPTNDLDTETLTVLEDYLDEFPGVVITVSHDRYFLDKTSEQLLVFKGEGEIDFYYGSYSDYLKKLAQIERESEPKQEKRIEQVKPQEQKKKMTYMEKKEWEEIEDKITDTEEEVQKLEQELEQCGSDFEKAQKLMEEIETLNAKLEHFIERWTYLSELA